From Triticum aestivum cultivar Chinese Spring chromosome 4A, IWGSC CS RefSeq v2.1, whole genome shotgun sequence, a single genomic window includes:
- the LOC123082135 gene encoding uncharacterized protein — translation MSSIIVPVCINAPELSTILENNAGLEYLTKTRKVCVRRLLSANAHGYPIPPPVLEYTKRYHKAYFTDEAQAQLKAADPYVPGSTPTNENNDQSHDNGEPRKNCKGLTENPTLRHQVQTYGASSSVQQRIAKRPKLDIEEIYRTRHPELYQGFITDAGIRVTEDSPIPEECQTEEFLEAMEILEEINGAPCYDAESLALGSLKKAEYFLMPDTIQFEPCAVDSICRGSAFWKPDRKLLSQVYALAKVQALQLGKLSGRFYELRHFLLAGTMDINIQGFVRLRRTQLRFMIRK, via the coding sequence ATGTCCAGCATTATTGTTCCTGTGTGCATCAACGCGCCCGAGCTATCCACAATTCTCGAGAACAATGCAGGACTTGAGTATCTTACCAAGACAAGAAAAGTGTGTGTCAGAAGGCTGCTTAGTGCTAATGCTCATGGGTACCCTATACCACCACCGGTGCTTGAATACACGAAGCGATATCACAAGGCATATTTCACAGACGAGGCACAAGCGCAGTTAAAGGCGGCTGATCCGTATGTACCTGGCAGCACACCAACAAACGAAAACAATGATCAAAGCCATGACAACGGTGAGCCAAGAAAAAATTGTAAAGGCTTGACAGAGAATCCTACCCTCCGACATCAAGTACAAACTTATGGTGCTTCAAGTTCGGTCCAGCAAAGGATTGCTAAAAGGCCCAAGTTGGACATCGAAGAAATTTACAGGACAAGGCACCCTGAATTATATCAAGGATTTATAACTGATGCTGGTATTAGGGTCACAGAAGATTCACCTATCCCTGAGGAGTGCCAGACTGAGGAATTCCTAGAGGCAATGGAGATTTTGGAAGAAATAAATGGCGCCCCATGTTATGATGCTGAGAGCCTGGCTCTAGGTTCATTGAAGAAAGCAGAGTACTTCCTAATGCCAGACACTATACAATTTGAGCCATGTGCAGTTGATAGCATTTGCCGAGGGTCTGCATTTTGGAAACCTGATCGGAAGCTACTTTCTCAGGTGTACGCCCTGGCTAAAGTGCAGGCGCTTCAGCTTGGCAAATTAAGTGGGCGGTTCTACGAGCTCAGGCATTTTCTGCTGGCTGGTACCATGGACATAAATATTCAAGGCTTTGTTCGCCTCCGAAGAACTCAGCTGAGATTTATGATAAGAAAATAG